A part of Anolis sagrei isolate rAnoSag1 chromosome 3, rAnoSag1.mat, whole genome shotgun sequence genomic DNA contains:
- the NRIP1 gene encoding nuclear receptor-interacting protein 1: MTHGEELVSEMHQDSVVLTYLEGLLMHQAAGGSGSVVDKKPIGPVAEDQNCKVSGNTSPSCQRDGPVPNTNIYRSSGMLHHKKARLLQSSEDWNAAKRRRLSDSIVDLNGKKEALLAGMVENVPKGKQDSTLLASLLQSFSSRLQSVALSQQIRQSLKEQGYSLSHDSLQVEKDLRCYGVASSHLKTLLKKSKAKDEKVETGLPEVKANVVKDRFIESSHTAQSSGAKVMNESLSCAARLQAVASMVEKRSSPATSPKPSVACSQLALLLSSEAHLQQYSREHALKAQNASQIASERLAAMARLKESVPKDVGHFKLSKGMESQLNGQVRSSTKSVPNKSNMTHFQSSVGIIHSPPRSVSYKGTMEKNHFKPPTNSSLLLHLLKNHNATKQVKGYEHNDRSSIFEEGSTPTTVDEYSDNNPSFTEDDSSDDESSHSTCLPIDLSFKQKNSASDSRPPSSLDNLTQSLIHNWDSKVPCLENTEEKDPPKTAKLNPHQKVTLLQLLLGHKNEDTIDKLPETEGMLVTADVAKFNLPTGNRTPVTDCINTSRNTPVNTPPLLASTKADSPINLSHHSPLLIKHNSSPYTCIIQPERVINPASRHLIDLTVQKELQGSKQNRKEIPQASSSFSASKLLQNLAQCGMQSSVSVDEQRQASKQVMTLNTEKPIGLIDGLNSSMLTNAPIKFEENKIVSNQPLPSEQKNPSSEIQNLLERRTVLQLLLGTSNKSTSETKEMMLSKEEGLQDPTEKTLSEQILTVKVKSEPSEELNALQNTNTQQTRGNVHKKIHGLGRSLERNTPTSPTSEEPRPNPLSPQDFSFSKNGLLSRLLRQNQDNYSVDDVDRNHRNKEQTFVDSKSHSTIPKKRKLHCEPCESPLKIVKCNRSNISEIANNHKSSPDVLYGTALKQKDLKFSRTDLDLKYSSGYGSNNESESRSWSRESKGFNVLKQLLLSENCEKDMSQHRNNSAVIDGRKKANKNNITNNNKGESSVTSLHTLVENPEQQTNCRDHQAFQYSVAMKSPASSPFSDQLGGTVSSHPECDQYSVCPVPSERGPIKWIITDSDKNEHDRDSPRLTKTNPILYYMLQKGGSSVNIQEAHSKDAWSETSFTENSSAATIKKELSPVECRMPFHTVRHAYNNHSSNKVSLQHNVNGDVYGLLEKVLTIKKEPE; the protein is encoded by the coding sequence ATGACTCATGGAGAAGAGCTTGTCTCTGAGATGCACCAGGATTCTGTTGTTCTAACTTACCTAGAGGGATTACTAATGCATCAAGCAGCAGGAGGCTCGGGTTCGGTGGTTGACAAAAAGCCTATTGGGCCTGTTGCAGAGGATCAAAATTGCAAGGTTTCTGGAAATACATCTCCCAGCTGTCAGAGAGATGGTCCAGTTCCTAACACAAATATATATCGAAGTTCTGGCATGCTGCATCACAAAAAAGCAAGGCTGCTACAGTCTTCTGAAGACTGGAATGCTGCAAAAAGAAGACGGTTGTCTGATTCTATTGTGGATTTAAATGGGAAAAAAGAAGCTTTGTTAGCTGGCATGGTTGAAAATGTGCCCAAAGGCAAACAAGATAGCACGTTACTGGCTTCTTTGCTTCAGTCATTCAGCTCTAGGCTGCAGAGTGTTGCTTTGTCACAACAGATTAGGCAGAGCCTAAAGGAGCAAGGGTATTCCCTCAGCCATGATTCTCTACAAGTTGAGAAAGACTTAAGATGCTATGGTGTTGCATCCAGTCACTTGAAGACACTACTGAAGAAGAGCAAAGCAAAAGATGAAAAGGTGGAGACAGGTCTACCTGAGGTAAAAGCAAATGTGGTTAAAGATCGTTTTATAGAGTCTTCACACACAGCACAGAGTAGTGGTGCAAAGGTGATGAATGAGTCACTGTCTTGTGCTGCAAGATTACAAGCTGTTGCAAGCATGGTGGAAAAAAGGTCTAGCCCTGCTACATCTCCTAAACCCAGTGTGGCTTGTAGTCAGCTTGCTCTGCTTCTTTCAAGTGAAGCACACCTGCAGCAGTACTCCAGGGAACATGCTCTTAAAGCACAAAATGCAAGTCAGATTGCAAGTGAGAGACTAGCTGCTATGGCAAGATTAAAAGAAAGTGTTCCAAAAGATGTTGGCCATTTCAAACTGTCAAAAGGAATGGAAAGCCAGCTGAATGGACAGGTGAGATCTTCAACCAAATCAGTACCCAATAAAAGCAATATGACACATTTTCAGAGTTCTGTGGGGATAATCCATTCACCTCCCAGAAGCGTAAGCTACAAAGGAACAATGGAAAAAAACCATTTCAAACCACCTACCAACAGTAGTTTACTGCTGCATCTCCTTAAAAATCACAATGCTACTAAGCAAGTTAAGGGATATGAACACAATGACAGATCAAGTATTTTTGAAGAGGGTAGTACACCAACCACTGTCGATGAGTACTCTGACAACAATCCAAGTTTCACAGAAGATGACAGCAGCGATGATGAAAGTTCTCATTCTACTTGTCTTCCCATAGATTTATCTTTCAAACAGAAAAACAGTGCTTCAGATTCCAGACCACCATCTTCACTAGACAACTTAACACAATCCTTAATTCATAATTGGGATTCAAAAGTGCCGTGTCTAGAAAATACAGAAGAGAAAGATCCACCCAAAACTGCCAAACTAAATCCACACCAGAAAGTAACTTTACTTCAACTATTACTTGGCCATAAAAATGAAGACACTATAGATAAGCTTCCAGAAACTGAAGGAATGTTAGTTACAGCTGATGTGGCAAAATTTAATTTACCAACAGGTAACAGAACTCCTGTGACTGACTGCATTAACACAAGTCGAAATACTCCAGTCAACACTCCCCCTTTGCTAGCTTCTACAAAAGCAGATTCACCCATCAACCTCTCACATCATTCTCCCTTATTGATCAAGCATAATTCATCACCATACACTTGCATCATACAGCCTGAAAGAGTCATTAATCCAGCTTCTAGACACTTGATAGATCTTACAGTCCAGAAGGAACTTCAAGGAAGTAAGCAGAACAGAAAAGAAATTCCGCAAGCATCTTCATCTTTTAGTGCAAGTAAACTTTTACAAAACTTAGCTCAGTGTGGGATGCAGTCTTCCGTGTCTGTGGATGAGCAaaggcaagcaagcaaacaagtaATGACTCTAAACACAGAGAAACCAATAGGCTTGATAGATGGACTAAATAGCTCCATGCTCACTAACGCACCCATtaaatttgaagaaaacaaaatAGTAAGCAACCAACCTCTACCATCAGAACAAAAAAATCCTAGTTCAGAAATCCAGAATCTCCTTGAGAGGCGTACAGTCCTCCAATTGCTTCTGGGAACTTCCAACAAAAGTACGAGTGAAACAAAAGAGATGATGCTATCAAAAGAGGAGGGTTTACAAGACCCAACAGAAAAGACTTTGAGTGAGCAAATATTAACTGTAAAAGTAAAATCTGAACCTTCAGAGGAATTAAATGCCCTTCAGAATACAAATACACAACAAACAAGGGGCAATGTTCATAAGAAAATTCATGGACTAGGTAGATCCTTAGAAAGAAACACACCTACTTCTCCAACATCAGAAGAACCTAGACCTAACCCTTTGTCACCTCAagatttttccttttcaaaaaatgGTCTGTTGAGTCGGCTGCTTCGACAGAATCAGGATAACTACTCTGTAGATGATGTAGACAGAAATCACAGAAACAAAGAACAGACATTTGTGGACTCAAAAAGTCACAGCACCATCCCAAAGAAGAGAAAGCTTCATTGTGAACCTTGTGAGAGTCCtttaaaaatagtaaaatgtAACAGAAGTAACATATCCGAAATTGCAAACAATCATAAGTCTTCTCCAGATGTGTTGTATGGGACTGCTCTTAAACAGAAAGACTTGAAATTTAGCAGAACTGATCttgatttaaaatattcttcAGGTTATGGTTCAAATAATGAAAGTGAATCTAGAAGTTGGTCTAGAGAAAGCAAAGGATTTAATGTGTTGAAGCAGCTCCTTCTGTCAGAAAATTGTGAAAAAGACATGTCTCAACATAGGAATAATTCAGCAGTAATTGATGGcagaaagaaagcaaacaaaaacaatataacaaataataacaaaggTGAATCCAGTGTTACTTCATTGCATACACTTGTGGAGAATCCTGAGCAACAAACCAATTGTCGGGATCATCAAGCATTTCAATATTCAGTTGCAATGAAGAGTCCTGCCAGTTCTCCCTTCTCTGATCAACTGGGAGGCACAGTATCATCCCACCCTGAATGTGACCAGTATAGTGTTTGCCCTGTACCTAGTGAAAGGGGGCCCATAAAATGGATCATCACAGATTCAGACAAGAATGAACATGACAGAGATTCCCCAAGATTGACCAAAACTAATccgatattatattatatgttacagAAAGGGGGGAGTTCTGTTAATATTCAGGAAGCACATAGCAAAGATGCTTGGAGTGAAACATCATTTACAGAAAATTCATCAGCTGCCACAATTAAGAAAGAACTATCACCTGTAGAATGTAGAATGCCATTTCATACGGTGAGACATGCATATAATAACCATTCAAGTAACAAGGTGTCACTTCAACACAACGTGAATGGAGATGTATATGGACTCTTAGAAAAAGTGTTAACAATTAAAAAAGAACCAGAGTAA